A part of Paramisgurnus dabryanus chromosome 15, PD_genome_1.1, whole genome shotgun sequence genomic DNA contains:
- the slc5a3b gene encoding sodium/myo-inositol cotransporter, translating into MLITGPAMEAADIAVVALYFVLVFVIGLLAMWKANRSTVSGYFLAGRTMNWAVIGASLFVSNIGSEHFIGLAGSGAASGFAVGAWEFNALLLLQLLGWVFIPVYIHCGVYTMPEYLYKRYGGKRLKVYFAALSILLYVFTKISVDLYAGALFIQESLGWNLYLSIILLISMTALLTVTGGLVAVIYTDTLQAVLMICGALTLTIISLVKVGGLEGVREKYMLAVPNVTAILANNNFSFTYTNSCRIHPKPHSLQLLRGPLDEDIPWPGFLLGQTPASIWYWCADQVIVQRVLAAKNIAHAKGSTLMAGILKIFPMFIIVIPGMISRIMFPDELACIGPEHCMAVCGSQAGCSNIAYPRLVMSVMPVGLRGLMMAVMIAALMSDLDSIFNSASTIFTLDIYKMLRMRATSRELVVVGRLFVLFMVIISIAWVPVIIEMQGGQMYLYIQEMAGYLTPPIAALFLLGVFWKRCNETGAFWGGMTGFTLGTTRLILGFIYREPRCDQPDERPTFITHVHYMYIAAGLFWISGLVAVIVSLCTLPPEKDKIQRTTIWGLRELKKLTVTERKEMYKLDKNESCNGDFKKDVPEDVQNERCLDGADIKLLTPSTCDQDPKTPSTASTPMELYSNGHAELLNQNSESKCDDESCLQVLDWICRHKQNTSAAQPKIIEEDEATVCEMLHEPPKIKILLNCGLIVVCSLGIFMFVYFSL; encoded by the coding sequence ATGTTAATAACGGGACCAGCAATGGAGGCGGCGGATATTGCAGTTGTCGCACTTTAttttgtccttgtgtttgttattGGTCTCCTCGCCATGTGGAAGGCAAACCGTAGCACTGTCAGTGGCTACTTTTTGGCGGGCCGAACTATGAATTGGGCGGTGATTGGCGCCTCGTTGTTTGTGAGCAACATTGGTAGCGAGCATTTCATTGGCCTTGCTGGATCTGGTGCGGCGAGCGGTTTTGCAGTGGGTGCTTGGGAGTTCAATGCCCTCCTGCTTCTGCAGCTGCTGGGATGGGTTTTTATCCCAGTCTATATCCACTGTGGAGTTTATACCATGCCAGAGTACCTTTACAAGCGTTATGGGGGCAAGCGGCTTAAGGTTTACTTTGCAGCCCTTTCGATTTTACTCTACGTCTTTACTAAAATCTCTGTGGACTTGTATGCGGGAGCTCTCTTTATCCAGGAGTCTCTCGGTTGGAACCTCTACCTGTCAATCATCCTGCTGATTTCAATGACAGCATTGCTGACAGTGACAGGTGGACTGGTGGCAGTGATCTATACAGACACCCTACAAGCTGTGCTTATGATTTGCGGGGCATTAACCCTTACTATCATCAGCCTGGTCAAAGTGGGGGGTTTGGAAGGTGTACGGGAAAAATACATGCTGGCGGTCCCGAATGTCACTGCCATTTTGGCTAACAACAACTTTAGCTTTACATACACCAACTCTTGCCGAATTCATCCAAAGCCACATTCGCTCCAGCTCCTACGAGGGCCGCTTGATGAGGACATCCCTTGGCCGGGCTTCCTGTTGGGTCAGACACCTGCATCTATTTGGTACTGGTGTGCTGACCAGGTCATTGTACAGAGAGTGTTAGCTGCTAAGAATATCGCCCATGCCAAAGGCTCTACTCTTATGGCAGGTATCCTCAAGATCTTTCCCATGTTCATCATCGTCATTCCAGGAATGATATCAAGAATAATGTTCCCAGATGAGCTGGCGTGCATCGGACCAGAGCACTGCATGGCAGTGTGTGGCAGTCAGGCTGGTTGCTCCAACATCGCCTACCCCCGGTTGGTCATGAGCGTAATGCCGGTGGGTCTGCGAGGGTTAATGATGGCTGTCATGATAGCTGCCCTTATGAGTGACTTGGATTCAATTTTCAACAGTGCTAGCACCATCTTCACTTTggacatttataaaatgctgcgtatgCGCGCCACATCCCGTGAGCTGGTGGTGGTTGGCAGGTTGTTTGTGTTGTTCATGGTGATTATCAGCATTGCTTGGGTGCCGGTCATTATTGAGATGCAAGGTGGCCAGATGTACCTGTACATTCAAGAAATGGCCGGATACCTCACACCTCCTATTGCTGCTCTCTTTCTGCTGGGAGTCTTCTGGAAGCGTTGTAATGAGACTGGAGCATTTTGGGGTGGCATGACTGGGTTCACCCTAGGCACCACCAGGCTCATCCTTGGCTTTATATATCGTGAGCCGAGATGTGACCAGCCGGATGAACGCCCAACTTTTATCACGCACGTTCATTATATGTATATCGCTGCCGGGCTATTTTGGATCTCTGGCCTGGTGGCTGTGATTGTCAGTTTGTGCACATTACCCCCAGAAAAAGATAAAATCCAACGTACTACTATCTGGGGCTTAAGGGAACTTAAAAAACTTACTGTGACCGAACGAAAGGAAATGTACAAACTCGATAAGAATGAGTCATGCAATGGCGATTTTAAGAAAGATGTGCCCGAGGATGTCCAGAACGAGAGATGTCTTGATGGGGCTGACATTAAACTTCTTACACCCTCCACCTGTGACCAAGATCCAAAGACCCCTAGCACGGCATCAACACCTATGGAGCTTTACAGCAACGGTCATGCAGAGCTTCTGAATCAAAATAGTGAAAGTAAATGTGATGATGAGAGCTGCCTGCAAGTGTTGGACTGGATTTGTAGGCATAAGCAAAATACATCTGCTGCTCAACCGAAAATCATTGAGGAAGATGAAGCAACTGTCTGTGAAATGCTTCATGAACCCCCAAAGATCAAAATTTTACTGAACTGTGGCCTGATAGTTGTCTGTTCACTGGGTATCTTCATGTTTGTGTACTTTTCTTTGTAA